The following coding sequences are from one Leptospira mayottensis 200901116 window:
- the secG gene encoding preprotein translocase subunit SecG, translating into MLNGVILTLFVFVSLFLVLLVMIQTGKGGGLLGGGSSQSVFGSSTADVLTKATRVTAILFIILSLFLSFLFAKKEDRLMPEAVPALITTPPEETKSETNTPNTAAPATTPSSAPTTNP; encoded by the coding sequence ATGTTAAACGGAGTAATTCTAACCCTTTTTGTTTTTGTTTCTCTCTTTCTGGTTTTACTCGTTATGATCCAGACCGGTAAAGGAGGAGGACTTTTGGGAGGAGGCTCCAGTCAATCCGTTTTCGGTTCTTCCACGGCAGATGTTCTTACCAAGGCCACGCGTGTAACCGCAATCCTATTTATCATTCTTTCTCTTTTTCTTTCTTTTCTTTTTGCTAAAAAAGAAGACCGATTGATGCCGGAAGCAGTTCCCGCCCTGATAACAACACCGCCTGAGGAGACTAAAAGTGAAACAAATACACCCAATACGGCGGCTCCTGCGACGACACCATCTTCTGCTCCGACGACCAACCCTTAG
- the tpiA gene encoding triose-phosphate isomerase, with protein sequence MRKTVIAGNWKMNLSEKEALSLAHSIKEKIPPISKGRISMIFPSTLHLAGVAKILQGTEILVGAQNVYPSGLAAFTGETSPEQLKELGVKVVMIGHSERRQFLGETNSFCNEKIHFLLKNDFIVLYCVGETLMERESGKTFEIISSQIREGLKGIHSHSFSNLILAYEPVWAIGTGKVATPAQAQEIHSFIRKEITGLFLGAKEIAESISILYGGSVKPDNIQALLKEKDLDGGLVGGASQKIDSYAGLF encoded by the coding sequence ATGCGCAAAACGGTAATCGCCGGAAACTGGAAAATGAATCTCTCCGAAAAAGAAGCTCTATCTTTGGCACATTCGATTAAAGAAAAAATCCCTCCTATTTCTAAAGGTAGAATTTCTATGATTTTTCCTTCGACATTGCATCTTGCGGGTGTTGCGAAAATTTTACAAGGAACAGAAATTCTAGTCGGAGCGCAGAATGTGTATCCTTCCGGGCTTGCGGCCTTCACCGGTGAAACCTCACCGGAACAACTAAAAGAACTCGGCGTGAAAGTCGTTATGATCGGACATTCGGAAAGAAGACAATTTCTAGGTGAGACAAATTCCTTTTGTAACGAAAAGATTCATTTCTTACTGAAGAACGATTTTATCGTACTCTATTGTGTAGGAGAAACTCTTATGGAAAGAGAATCTGGAAAAACCTTCGAGATAATTTCTTCCCAAATTCGGGAAGGTTTGAAAGGAATCCACAGTCATTCTTTTTCCAATCTGATCCTGGCTTATGAACCCGTCTGGGCGATCGGAACCGGAAAAGTGGCAACACCGGCACAAGCACAAGAGATACACTCTTTTATTCGTAAGGAAATAACTGGTCTATTTTTAGGTGCGAAAGAAATTGCGGAATCCATCTCAATTCTATACGGAGGTTCCGTAAAACCGGATAACATACAAGCTCTATTAAAGGAAAAAGATCTAGACGGTGGACTCGTAGGAGGAGCCAGTCAAAAAATAGATTCTTATGCGGGTCTGTTCTAA
- a CDS encoding phosphoglycerate kinase, producing the protein MELPRLENADLSGKRVFLRVDFNVPIENGKVTDKTRIEKTLPTIELLIKKGARIIIASHLGRPQGQVNPEFSLAPVVETFKGLIKSNVYFSKTVIGNEAVKLSKELKDGEILVIENVRFHKEEEENEPGFSKKLAALADVYVNDAFGAAHRAHASTEGIAHLLPAYAGLLMHKEIVELSALLSKPARPFVAIIGGSKVSTKIKVLNNLFDKVNHLLIGGGMAYTFLKSRAVPVGNSLVEKDFEVQAFQLIEKAGVAGVDLQLPVDHIIGDQFSEKAKTKSVDKMGILDGWMGMDIGSKTVSNYEKIIKNAGTIFWNGPMGVFEMDKFAGGTMAIAKAISKSKAKTVVGGGDSIAAINKAGVADKITHISTGGGASLEFMEGRKLPGVEALLKKDSK; encoded by the coding sequence ATGGAATTACCCAGACTCGAAAACGCCGACCTCTCGGGAAAAAGGGTTTTTCTAAGGGTAGATTTTAACGTTCCCATAGAAAACGGAAAAGTTACCGACAAAACCAGAATCGAAAAAACCCTTCCTACGATCGAACTTCTGATTAAAAAAGGAGCAAGAATAATCATTGCAAGTCATTTGGGAAGACCCCAAGGTCAAGTGAATCCAGAATTCTCCTTGGCCCCGGTCGTTGAAACTTTCAAAGGGCTCATTAAGTCAAACGTCTACTTCTCTAAAACCGTAATTGGAAACGAAGCGGTCAAACTTTCTAAAGAACTCAAAGACGGAGAAATCCTCGTGATCGAAAACGTCCGTTTCCATAAGGAAGAAGAAGAGAACGAACCGGGCTTTTCCAAAAAGCTCGCCGCACTTGCGGACGTTTACGTCAATGACGCATTCGGTGCGGCTCACAGGGCCCACGCATCTACGGAAGGAATTGCTCATCTTCTTCCTGCATATGCGGGCCTTTTGATGCACAAAGAAATCGTGGAACTTTCCGCTCTTCTCTCAAAACCGGCCCGTCCCTTCGTTGCAATCATCGGTGGATCCAAGGTTTCCACAAAGATTAAGGTTCTCAACAACCTCTTCGATAAAGTGAATCATCTTCTCATCGGCGGCGGGATGGCATATACTTTCTTAAAATCCAGGGCGGTTCCCGTGGGAAATTCTCTCGTGGAAAAAGACTTCGAAGTCCAAGCATTTCAACTGATCGAAAAAGCCGGAGTTGCGGGGGTAGATCTTCAACTTCCTGTGGATCATATCATCGGAGATCAGTTCAGCGAAAAAGCGAAGACTAAGTCCGTAGATAAAATGGGAATCTTAGACGGTTGGATGGGAATGGACATCGGCTCCAAAACAGTTTCGAACTACGAAAAGATCATCAAAAACGCGGGGACGATTTTTTGGAACGGACCGATGGGCGTTTTTGAAATGGATAAATTCGCGGGCGGAACGATGGCAATCGCGAAAGCGATTTCGAAATCCAAGGCGAAAACCGTGGTCGGTGGCGGAGATTCTATCGCAGCAATCAACAAAGCGGGAGTCGCCGACAAGATTACCCACATTTCTACTGGCGGCGGTGCTTCTCTTGAGTTTATGGAAGGAAGAAAACTCCCCGGAGTAGAAGCTCTTCTGAAAAAAGATTCCAAGTAA
- the gap gene encoding type I glyceraldehyde-3-phosphate dehydrogenase, with the protein MTRIAINGFGRIGRLVFRAGIKDPNLEFVAINDLVTPDNLAYLLKYDSTHGKFQGTVEHTDKELIVDGKKVLCVSERDPEKLPWKDLKVDYVIESTGLFTDRAGAEKHLKAGAKKVVISAPAKDKDIPTFVMGVNNEKYNASTDHIVSNASCTTNCLAPITKVVLDNFGIEEGLMTTIHATTATQPTVDGPSKKDFRGGRGAMQNIIPAATGAAKAVGLCIPEVNGKLTGMSFRVPTPDVSVVDLTVRTTKETSLKEISAKMKEASEGSMKGILGYTEDMVVSNDFVSSTLSSIFDQDACIELNSRFFKLVSWYDNEMGYSNRVLDLIRYMAKKG; encoded by the coding sequence ATGACTAGAATAGCCATCAACGGATTTGGAAGAATCGGAAGACTTGTTTTCCGTGCAGGAATCAAAGACCCTAATCTGGAATTTGTCGCAATCAATGATTTAGTTACTCCTGACAACCTGGCCTACTTACTCAAATACGATTCCACTCATGGAAAATTCCAAGGAACCGTTGAACACACCGATAAAGAACTGATCGTAGATGGAAAAAAAGTTCTCTGCGTTTCCGAAAGAGATCCTGAAAAACTTCCCTGGAAAGATCTGAAAGTGGACTACGTGATCGAATCCACCGGACTTTTTACCGACAGAGCGGGGGCAGAAAAACACTTAAAAGCGGGAGCGAAAAAAGTCGTAATTTCCGCGCCTGCAAAGGACAAGGATATCCCCACATTCGTAATGGGTGTCAACAACGAGAAATACAATGCGTCAACCGATCATATCGTTTCCAACGCATCCTGCACTACAAATTGCCTGGCTCCGATTACCAAAGTCGTCCTTGATAACTTTGGGATCGAAGAAGGCCTTATGACCACGATCCACGCAACAACGGCAACTCAGCCTACCGTAGACGGACCTTCTAAAAAGGACTTCCGCGGCGGGAGAGGAGCAATGCAGAATATCATTCCTGCGGCGACCGGTGCAGCAAAAGCGGTGGGACTTTGTATCCCTGAAGTCAACGGGAAACTGACAGGTATGTCTTTTCGTGTTCCCACTCCGGATGTTTCGGTTGTGGACTTAACCGTGAGAACCACGAAAGAAACCTCTCTTAAAGAAATTTCCGCAAAGATGAAAGAAGCTTCCGAAGGATCCATGAAAGGAATTCTCGGTTACACAGAAGACATGGTAGTATCCAACGACTTCGTAAGTTCCACACTTTCCTCCATTTTCGATCAAGACGCTTGTATCGAACTTAACTCCAGATTCTTTAAGCTCGTTTCCTGGTATGATAACGAGATGGGATACTCCAACAGAGTTCTGGATCTGATCCGCTACATGGCGAAGAAAGGCTAA
- a CDS encoding response regulator: MKNQKLKCILLIDDNQDDNFFHERVIRKGNYAEIVISKQSGQDALDFLKNKSENPEPFPDLIFLDINMPGMNGWEFLEEYKKLDKALQTSTIIVMLTTSENPDDRNKFSQFGSTSDFKTKPLTNSMMDEILIRNFSQSSSADIQSF, from the coding sequence ATGAAAAATCAAAAATTAAAATGTATTCTCCTCATCGACGATAACCAAGACGATAATTTTTTTCACGAAAGGGTGATCCGCAAAGGAAATTATGCGGAAATTGTAATCTCAAAACAATCTGGTCAGGACGCTTTGGATTTCTTAAAAAATAAATCGGAAAATCCGGAACCGTTTCCCGATCTCATTTTCTTGGATATCAATATGCCCGGAATGAACGGTTGGGAATTTTTAGAAGAATATAAAAAATTAGATAAGGCGCTTCAAACCAGTACGATCATAGTCATGTTGACTACCTCGGAAAATCCGGATGATAGAAATAAATTCTCTCAATTCGGTTCTACATCAGATTTCAAAACAAAACCTCTTACAAATTCGATGATGGATGAAATTTTAATAAGAAATTTTTCTCAATCGAGTTCCGCAGACATACAATCTTTTTAA
- a CDS encoding sensor histidine kinase, protein MVESVPNAILLLNRDGKIVYINNQAEKLFGYERIELIGQVVEELLPHRYRKNHPTFRDSFFLSPKVRPMGAGRDLFGLKKDGAEFPIEIGLNPVVTADGTLVLASIIDITERKKAEQRFRLVVESAPNAMVLVNAEGTISLVNEQTEKLFGYEREELIGTKLEILLPERFRIEHPDRRNQFFQSPSVRSMGTGRDLFARRKNGSEVQVEIGLNPIDTDEGPMVLASIIDITERKNQEATLIRKNELEVKNKELEQFAFLASHDLQEPLRTVSNYIQILEEDYGNTFDSNMNRHLRTIDQATKRMSVLVKALLMYARIGRDQKLALTDLNRTISEVLSDLENLILHSKAKIFFEPLPILNVYEVEFRQLLQNLITNAIKFSKKETDPEIRIHCRNEGDHWHFSIQDNGIGIESKYLDRIFFIFQRLHIKEEYEGHGIGLAHCKKIIELHNGRIWVESAIGIGSTFYFNIPILNP, encoded by the coding sequence ATGGTCGAATCCGTCCCAAACGCAATTTTATTGCTGAACCGGGATGGTAAGATCGTTTATATCAATAATCAAGCCGAGAAATTGTTCGGATATGAACGAATCGAATTGATCGGACAGGTTGTGGAGGAACTCCTTCCGCATCGATACCGCAAAAATCATCCGACATTTAGAGATTCCTTTTTCCTTTCTCCAAAAGTTCGACCGATGGGTGCAGGTAGAGATCTTTTCGGGCTCAAAAAAGACGGGGCCGAGTTTCCAATCGAAATCGGCTTGAATCCGGTCGTAACCGCGGACGGAACTCTCGTTTTAGCGTCTATCATCGATATCACAGAAAGAAAAAAAGCAGAACAAAGATTTCGTCTCGTAGTCGAGTCAGCGCCAAACGCGATGGTTCTGGTAAACGCGGAAGGAACAATTTCTCTCGTAAATGAGCAGACCGAAAAACTCTTCGGTTACGAAAGAGAAGAATTGATCGGAACCAAATTGGAAATACTGCTCCCAGAACGTTTCCGTATAGAACATCCGGATCGGAGAAATCAATTCTTTCAATCCCCTTCTGTTCGATCGATGGGCACAGGAAGAGATTTATTCGCTCGAAGAAAGAACGGATCCGAAGTACAAGTCGAAATCGGTTTGAATCCGATCGATACGGATGAAGGCCCTATGGTTCTTGCCTCCATCATCGACATTACGGAAAGAAAAAATCAAGAGGCTACTTTGATTCGAAAAAACGAATTGGAAGTCAAAAATAAGGAACTGGAGCAATTCGCATTTCTTGCATCTCACGATCTACAAGAACCTCTTAGAACCGTATCTAACTACATTCAAATTTTGGAAGAGGACTACGGTAACACATTCGATTCGAATATGAACCGCCATTTAAGAACGATTGATCAAGCAACCAAACGAATGAGTGTTCTCGTAAAAGCCCTTCTTATGTATGCAAGAATCGGAAGGGATCAAAAGTTAGCTCTTACGGATTTAAATCGTACCATCTCAGAAGTTCTTTCCGATCTCGAAAACTTGATTCTTCATTCCAAGGCCAAAATCTTTTTCGAACCTCTTCCTATCTTGAACGTATACGAGGTAGAATTTAGACAACTCCTTCAGAATCTGATCACGAACGCGATCAAATTCTCCAAAAAAGAAACTGATCCGGAAATTCGAATTCACTGTCGAAATGAAGGTGACCACTGGCATTTTTCGATCCAAGACAACGGAATCGGAATCGAATCCAAATATTTGGATAGAATCTTCTTTATCTTTCAAAGACTTCATATCAAAGAAGAATACGAAGGCCACGGAATCGGATTAGCTCATTGCAAGAAAATCATAGAATTACACAACGGCCGTATCTGGGTCGAGTCCGCTATAGGAATAGGAAGCACTTTTTATTTCAACATTCCTATCTTAAATCCATGA
- the lepB gene encoding signal peptidase I — MSGSSSNQEKEKREKIKSILKQAGIGLLIGLIMASLIRFFLFFPFTLETKEMLPTYSPGKRIYFSRFVNRSNLYLGDLVLAKHPTQEGKVVFSRIVGKPGDTVQMKNKILYRNNNPEYFSDGGFVLRFEDKRAPFPASFSSRDNSEPLILKDRDYFLLCDNRDSCSDSRDFGPIPIEYILGKAF, encoded by the coding sequence ATGAGTGGAAGTTCTTCCAACCAAGAAAAAGAAAAAAGGGAAAAAATAAAATCTATTCTCAAACAAGCCGGAATCGGACTTTTAATCGGTTTGATTATGGCATCACTGATTCGATTTTTTCTTTTTTTTCCGTTCACATTGGAAACGAAAGAGATGCTTCCGACCTATTCTCCTGGAAAAAGAATTTATTTCTCCCGTTTTGTGAATCGCTCTAATCTCTATCTTGGCGATTTAGTTTTAGCAAAACATCCGACTCAAGAAGGCAAGGTCGTCTTTTCAAGAATCGTAGGCAAACCGGGCGATACGGTTCAGATGAAGAATAAGATTCTGTATCGTAACAATAATCCGGAATATTTTTCCGACGGCGGATTCGTGCTACGGTTCGAAGATAAACGAGCACCGTTTCCCGCAAGCTTTTCCAGTCGGGATAATAGTGAACCTTTAATTCTCAAAGATCGAGATTATTTTTTACTCTGCGACAATCGGGACTCTTGTTCAGATTCCAGAGATTTCGGTCCAATTCCCATCGAGTATATCTTGGGAAAAGCTTTCTGA
- a CDS encoding gamma carbonic anhydrase family protein produces the protein MKSNYQILEYMGKKPRIHESVFLAPGSQVVGDVVIGKNSSVWFQTLVRGDVNYIRIGENVNIQDLTIIHVARDVYPVEIGNNVSIGHRATIHGCKLKDNAFVGMCATLMDDVEVGEFAFIGAGALVTPGKKIPPGVLVMGSPGKIVRDITDKEREIITRTAENYLKYKENYLQDPFYSRG, from the coding sequence ATGAAATCAAATTACCAAATCCTGGAGTATATGGGAAAAAAACCCCGGATTCACGAATCCGTTTTTCTGGCTCCGGGTTCTCAGGTGGTCGGGGATGTAGTGATTGGAAAAAATTCTTCCGTTTGGTTTCAGACTTTGGTTCGAGGAGACGTCAATTATATTCGGATTGGGGAGAATGTGAACATTCAAGATCTTACGATCATTCATGTCGCAAGAGATGTATATCCGGTTGAAATCGGAAATAACGTGTCCATCGGACATAGAGCGACAATTCATGGATGTAAGCTCAAGGACAACGCATTTGTGGGTATGTGCGCCACTTTGATGGACGATGTGGAAGTTGGGGAATTTGCATTTATCGGAGCGGGAGCTTTGGTTACGCCGGGGAAAAAAATTCCTCCCGGAGTTTTGGTTATGGGGTCGCCTGGAAAGATCGTCCGAGATATCACTGATAAGGAAAGAGAAATCATCACTCGAACGGCTGAAAATTATCTCAAATACAAAGAAAATTATCTGCAAGATCCGTTCTATTCGAGAGGTTAG
- the cysK gene encoding cysteine synthase A, which produces MKAESILETIGNTPHVRINRLFKTKSEVYAKLERSNPGGSIKDRIALSMIEDAEKTGKLTKDSIIVEPTSGNTGIGLALVAAVKGYKLLLVMPESMSVERRRIMAAYGAEFELTPREKGMPGAIEKAKQIVAENPKAWMPQQFENEANIKVHVETTAQEIAKDFPDGLDYIITGVGTGGHITGVAQVLKQKFPKLKVFAVEPEASPVISGGKPGPHPIQGIGAGFIPKNLHTNLLDGTIQISKDEAFEYAQRAAKEEGLFIGVSSGAALAAVAKKLPEIPEGSKVLTFSYDTGERYLSIEGLFPVPANA; this is translated from the coding sequence ATGAAAGCTGAGAGCATTTTAGAAACGATCGGGAATACACCCCATGTAAGAATTAATCGCTTGTTTAAAACAAAGAGCGAGGTTTATGCAAAATTAGAAAGATCGAACCCGGGCGGATCTATAAAGGATCGAATCGCTCTTTCCATGATTGAGGATGCGGAAAAAACCGGAAAACTCACTAAGGATAGCATCATCGTAGAACCTACTTCCGGAAACACTGGAATCGGTTTGGCTCTTGTTGCCGCTGTTAAAGGTTACAAACTTCTTTTAGTAATGCCTGAGTCCATGAGCGTGGAAAGAAGAAGAATTATGGCCGCTTACGGAGCGGAATTTGAACTAACTCCGAGAGAAAAAGGGATGCCGGGAGCGATTGAAAAAGCAAAACAAATCGTGGCAGAAAATCCAAAAGCTTGGATGCCGCAACAGTTTGAGAACGAAGCGAATATCAAAGTTCACGTAGAAACAACAGCCCAAGAAATTGCAAAAGATTTTCCAGATGGACTAGACTACATAATTACAGGGGTCGGAACTGGAGGGCACATTACAGGTGTAGCTCAGGTTTTGAAGCAAAAATTTCCAAAGTTGAAAGTATTTGCGGTCGAGCCTGAAGCATCTCCAGTAATCTCGGGAGGAAAACCGGGACCACACCCGATTCAAGGGATTGGAGCGGGGTTCATTCCTAAAAACCTTCATACGAATCTTTTGGACGGAACCATTCAAATCAGTAAAGACGAAGCATTCGAATATGCACAAAGAGCGGCAAAGGAAGAAGGACTTTTTATCGGAGTTTCTTCAGGCGCAGCGCTTGCAGCAGTTGCAAAAAAATTACCGGAAATTCCTGAAGGTTCGAAAGTATTAACTTTCTCTTATGATACAGGAGAAAGATATCTTTCGATCGAAGGACTTTTTCCAGTTCCTGCGAACGCATAA
- the topA gene encoding type I DNA topoisomerase, giving the protein MSSLIIVESPSKAKTIGGYLGKEFRILATLGHVADLPKTTLGLNLKNRFEPEYVVLPGKKKILSEIVRVAKESQRIFLATDPDREGEFISAYIRDHLKKKSNVFRIRFTEITRNAILSSLQNPDMIHESLVEAQKTRRVGDRLIGYFISPVLWKEIGPGLSAGRVQSVALKWICDREEEIRNFNSEVYYNVLLYVRDKKGIEGVFQRAGNRIFSEEKANLILQNVQNEKNLRISEKKESYEKNLPPPPFQTASLQQEAFRKLQFSSRKTMSVAQKLYEGMDLGNGKREGLITYMRTDSVRLSPDFVERANSWIISELGETFANRLERKVRKSGKKIQDAHEAIRITNPFLTFESAKKFLGKEEASLYGLIWKRTISYLLPPEEFLKTEYSVFVAGECFQLETKKTLFPGYKILNEADKKTNPNWEKGELLTLRKVECEKKQTEPPPRYSEGTLVAKLEREGIGRPSTYSTVSEILVKRKYVEQEKKFFYPLPLGEKVNFFLQSGFGDLFREKFTAELESDLDRIEKNEIDSFSILNRLWSDLQTQIQNSKFTVSAFRKEWAEIREKKKEMGWGICPLCKDGALQKKKTYRKKEFYQCSRFPDCEYVSYELPKS; this is encoded by the coding sequence GTGTCCTCACTTATAATTGTCGAATCCCCCTCCAAAGCCAAAACTATCGGCGGCTACTTAGGCAAAGAATTTAGAATTCTCGCAACACTCGGGCACGTGGCTGATCTTCCTAAGACGACTCTCGGATTGAATCTAAAGAATCGTTTTGAACCGGAATACGTAGTTCTTCCCGGAAAGAAAAAAATTCTTTCCGAAATTGTAAGGGTGGCAAAAGAATCCCAAAGAATTTTTCTGGCGACTGATCCGGATCGAGAGGGAGAATTTATCAGCGCCTATATTCGGGATCACCTGAAAAAAAAATCGAATGTCTTTCGCATTCGTTTTACGGAAATCACGCGAAACGCGATCCTGAGTTCTTTACAAAATCCGGATATGATCCACGAATCTTTGGTTGAGGCCCAGAAAACGAGGAGAGTCGGAGATAGACTGATCGGTTATTTTATCAGTCCCGTTCTTTGGAAGGAGATCGGTCCAGGATTATCTGCTGGAAGAGTGCAGTCTGTCGCTTTAAAGTGGATCTGTGACAGAGAGGAAGAGATTCGAAATTTTAATTCGGAAGTATATTATAATGTACTATTGTATGTGCGTGATAAAAAAGGGATTGAAGGTGTTTTTCAAAGGGCGGGCAATCGAATCTTTTCCGAAGAAAAGGCAAATCTGATTTTACAAAATGTTCAAAATGAAAAGAACCTCCGGATTTCTGAAAAAAAAGAATCTTATGAAAAAAACCTGCCTCCCCCTCCGTTTCAAACGGCGAGTTTACAACAGGAAGCTTTTCGAAAATTACAATTCTCTTCTAGAAAGACGATGAGCGTTGCTCAGAAACTTTACGAAGGGATGGATCTCGGAAACGGTAAAAGAGAAGGGTTGATCACATACATGAGAACAGATTCCGTTCGTTTGAGCCCGGATTTTGTGGAACGGGCAAACTCTTGGATCATTTCCGAGCTTGGTGAAACTTTTGCGAACAGACTTGAGCGTAAAGTTAGAAAATCCGGTAAGAAAATTCAGGATGCACACGAAGCGATTCGCATTACAAATCCGTTTTTAACTTTCGAAAGCGCAAAAAAATTTTTAGGAAAGGAAGAAGCTTCTCTTTACGGGCTGATCTGGAAACGAACCATTTCGTATCTTTTACCTCCGGAAGAATTCTTAAAAACCGAATATTCCGTTTTTGTGGCCGGAGAATGTTTTCAATTGGAAACTAAAAAGACTCTCTTTCCCGGATATAAAATATTAAACGAAGCGGATAAAAAGACGAATCCAAATTGGGAAAAAGGAGAGTTATTGACCCTTCGGAAAGTGGAATGTGAAAAAAAACAAACGGAACCGCCTCCTCGATACTCGGAAGGTACACTTGTCGCAAAACTGGAAAGGGAAGGGATTGGTCGGCCTTCCACGTATTCGACGGTTTCGGAGATTCTTGTTAAAAGGAAATACGTCGAACAGGAAAAGAAATTTTTTTATCCACTTCCATTGGGAGAAAAGGTCAACTTTTTTCTACAATCCGGTTTCGGAGATCTATTTCGGGAAAAATTTACCGCGGAACTCGAATCAGATTTGGATAGGATCGAAAAAAACGAGATTGATTCTTTTTCCATATTAAATCGGCTTTGGTCCGATCTACAAACTCAGATTCAGAATAGTAAGTTTACCGTTTCCGCGTTTCGAAAAGAATGGGCAGAGATTCGAGAAAAGAAAAAAGAAATGGGTTGGGGGATTTGTCCTCTTTGTAAGGATGGGGCTCTTCAAAAGAAAAAAACGTATCGAAAAAAAGAATTTTATCAATGTAGCCGCTTTCCCGATTGTGAATACGTAAGCTACGAACTCCCTAAATCTTAA
- a CDS encoding ABC transporter ATP-binding protein yields the protein MKIDSLLSIEKISYRPTGKTILDSVSFEIKTNEHCVLLGRNGAGKSTLVNLIYGTIWATSGKIRLFQEIYGEIPIQDLRKRIGILDSSQQENSLQRKLTVKDVVLTGLFHTIGYYRDPSSKEEAKTLRILKDANLSSKKDQLYTTLSSGEKKKILFLRSLINEPDFLIMDEPCSSLDLTAREDFLGFLKEYHSKKKFTSLYITHRPEEIPEFYSKAVLLKDGKVTHFGPIEECFTEKNMKDLYDIPLQIQKIEGIWSVIPKRK from the coding sequence TTGAAAATTGATTCTTTATTGTCCATCGAGAAAATCAGTTATAGACCGACTGGAAAAACAATTTTAGATTCGGTGAGTTTTGAAATTAAAACAAACGAACACTGCGTTCTTTTGGGAAGAAACGGAGCCGGAAAAAGCACTCTTGTTAATCTGATCTACGGTACGATCTGGGCTACCTCCGGTAAAATCCGATTGTTTCAAGAGATCTACGGAGAAATACCAATCCAAGATTTGAGAAAGCGAATTGGTATCCTGGACTCTTCCCAACAAGAAAATTCACTTCAAAGAAAACTTACGGTAAAGGATGTAGTCCTAACAGGACTCTTTCACACAATCGGCTATTACCGCGACCCATCCTCGAAAGAAGAAGCCAAAACGTTACGGATCCTAAAAGATGCGAATCTATCTTCCAAAAAAGATCAGCTCTATACAACTCTCTCCTCCGGAGAAAAGAAAAAAATCTTATTCTTGCGAAGCCTCATAAACGAACCAGATTTTCTTATTATGGACGAGCCTTGTTCCTCTTTGGATCTAACCGCAAGAGAGGACTTTTTAGGATTTTTAAAAGAATATCACTCTAAAAAAAAATTCACGTCCCTTTACATCACACATAGGCCGGAAGAAATTCCGGAATTCTATTCCAAAGCGGTGTTGTTGAAAGATGGAAAAGTAACTCATTTCGGTCCAATCGAAGAATGTTTTACCGAAAAAAATATGAAGGATCTGTACGATATTCCACTTCAAATTCAAAAAATTGAAGGTATTTGGTCCGTGATACCGAAACGAAAATGA